A window from Megalobrama amblycephala isolate DHTTF-2021 linkage group LG21, ASM1881202v1, whole genome shotgun sequence encodes these proteins:
- the ncoa3 gene encoding nuclear receptor coactivator 3: MSGVGENSLEPLCSDRKRKLSTCDTPGQGCDKRRREQESKYIEELAELISANLSDIDSFNVKPDKCAILKETVRQIRQIKEQGKSSCGDDDVQKADVSSTGPGVIDKDHLGPLLLQALDGFLFVVSREGSIVFVSDNVTQYLQYKQEELINTSIYNILHEEDREELHKNLPKSNGPNSVSWSGDASRQKSHTFNCRMLVKFGHGGPGGEEGAGGPRYETMQCFALTQPKAMMEEGEDLQSCMICVARRVTAVERTERFSTRHELTGKLIEIEQQSLLHTTMRPGWEDLVRRCMQMFLHRSEGQPWSYKRHYHEAYVHGRAETPPYRFSLSDGTPVTAQTRSELCRNPVNNDPVTFLSTHLLQREQNGYRPNQGGVMRSVMGNANPNAQMGMGNTRGYGMNEQGHMGPRGGPMFGPANRMNQMNPMHQMNQMNQMNSMNQMNMNQMNCMNQMSSMNQINQMNQMNSMNQMNSMNQMGHPGMNQHQQGQFHGGGYGMGMTSPSQGSPGMNPAQQNLMGSPRIRGSPKMGASPFSPGGMHSPMGPVGMGGSGGSSGPSVGNTFSSSSLNALQAISEGVGSSLPSALNSPAHKSDSSPSINSTQSSQQGQASNNKPSAGDSKSPSSAHSTGLDQQQASSSETTDKPDSQSNKDGSTGAEVNRRVPDGKGHKKLLQLLTSPTEEIGIGTATGGPVPGRASTPMGSDSKETGSGMMSPSSTGVSSSSGSSSGNNLNQQSSGGVSSTACPSGHHGSHTLQEKHKILHKLLQNGNTPDEVARITAEATGKTSLGSEHPGAEGRNLDLKQEQHSPKEGKKPQALLHYLLNKDDSKEPNATEVKPKLEELEGRGANGGQGSGVTTSNSNNQEGKVKTEPPDELDNLESILGGLRNSGSGMFADSGTGGMEGVNKQGNGPNSTAHDREVVGMGSGQRVPFQRAVSVDGKPLSGPGMTGRRSAPSSLVKQEHTDNQMGMGGPNRPMGMPNRPPMAGAGDWGMSGSASSPVGHPGMGRAGMDHNPKSMMGGPMVNRSNSVPATRSMLQQQLMDMGPYDVGMGMNSFRGQAPPPQSPSWPDSGMGMEGPQNANRLPFNNSLDDLLVPPSTTEGQSDERALLDQLDSLLNNTDVIALEEIDRALGIPDLINQGHSSDQPPPTDPFSGPCPGPDSSMGMEPKGMYGQGYPGPPSMGMQGGYGPGPNPGPGPGPGPLQGQSGPGFNPMMSQMSQQGGFPGMGGMGAMHPRANMMRARMSTAKPLRLQLQQRLQGQQFLNQSRQGMGMRPDNNPVGNPGMRPSMQQGMGGQPGFLNAQMMAQRSREMMNLQTEQMRRQRMMMIMQQQQQQQQQQVAAGGFSPPPNVTAPTGMDNPMGGPPMNQPGQQAFNYGGNYGMGQQGDPSFVGTGSSPPNNMMSGRMGGPQNPMMQQHPQSNPMYQSAEMKGWGQGPMPMNNSYSQQQQYPQQGAPGQYGGMMMNGSMQGGVNGNGPGQMPPMQGQMGMNAMGMGRMPMGPDQKYC; encoded by the exons ATGAGTGGAGTGGGTGAGAACTCACTTGAGCCGTTGTGCTCTGACCGGAAGCGCAAACTCTCCACTTGTGACACACCAGGACAAGG ATGTGATAAGCGCAGGAGGGAACAGGAGAGCAAGTATATAGAGGAGCTGGCCGAACTGATTTCCGCCAACCTTAGTGACATCGACAGCTTCAATGTCAAACCCGATAAATGTGCCATCCTTAAAGAGACAGTGCGCCAGATACGACAGATTAAAGAGCAAG GTAAAAGCTCATGTGGTGATGATGATGTCCAGAAGGCGGATGTCTCCTCTACTGGTCCAGGAGTCATCGACAAGGACCATCTGGGCCCTCTGTTGCTACAG GCTCTGGATGGGTTTTTGTTTGTGGTGAGTCGTGAAGGCAGCATTGTGTTTGTGTCAGATAATGTGACTCAGTACCTGCAGTATAAACAGGAAGAACTGATCAACACCAGCATCTACAACATACTGCATGAGGAAGACAGAGAAGAACTGCATAAAAACTTGCCCAAAAGCAATG GTCCAAACAGTGTGTCATGGAGTGGCGATGCTTCCCGTCAGAAGAGTCACACGTTTAACTGCCGCATGCTGGTGAAGTTCGGTCATGGCGGTCCTGGAGGTGAAGAAGGGGCCGGTGGACCACGCTATGAGACCATGCAATGCTTTGCTCTCACACAGCCTAAAGCAATGATGGAGGAAGGGGAAG ACCTGCAGTCGTGTATGATTTGTGTAGCACGAAGAGTGACAGCAGTGGAGAGGACAGAACGATTCAGCACTAGACACGAACTAACAG GTAAACTGATCGAGATCGAGCAGCAGAGCCTGTTGCACACCACCATGCGTCCTGGCTGGGAGGATTTAGTGCGCAGATGTATGCAGATGTTCCTGCATCGCAGCGAGGGTCAGCCCTGGTCCTACAAGAGACACTATCATGAAG cATATGTTCATGGCAGAGCAGAGACTCCACCCTATCGGTTCTCTTTGTCAGATGGCACTCCAGTAACGGCACAAACGCGTAGCGAGCTATGCCGAAACCCTGTCAACAACGACCCGGTCACATTCCTCTCTACCCATCTTCTGCAGAG GGAGCAAAATGGATACAGACCCAACCAGGGTGGTGTAATGCGATCAGTTATGGGCAATGCAAATCCGAATGCCCAGATGGGCATGGGCAATACCAGGGGCTACGGTATGAACGAGCAAGGTCACATGGGACCCAGAGGAGGACCTATGTTCGGCCCAGCCAACAGGATGAATCAAATGAACCCCATGCATCAGATGAATCAAATGAACCAGATGAATTCAATGAATCAAATGAATATGAATCAGATGAATTGCATGAATCAAATGAGCTCTATGAATCAGATTAATCAAATGAATCAGATGAACTCTATGAATCAGATGAACTCTATGAATCAGATGGGCCATCCTGGTATGAATCAGCACCAACAGGGTCAGTTTCATGGTGGTGGCTATGGAATGGGCATGACAAGTCCCTCACAAGGAAGCCCCGGTATGAACCCTGCTCAGCAGAACCTCATGGGGTCGCCACGGATACGAGGGAGTCCTAAAATGGGTGCAAGTCCTTTCTCACCTGGAG GCATGCACTCTCCCATGGGTCCTGTGGGTATGGGTGGCAGTGGTGGATCTTCTGGTCCGTCAGTTGGGAACACCTTCTCTAGCAGCTCACTGAATGCCCTCCAGGCCATCAGTGAAGGTGTTGGCTCTTCTCTACCTTCAGCTCTCAACTCACCTGCCCACAAATCCGACAGCTCTCCCAGCATCAACTCGACCCAGTCCAGTCAGCAAGGCCAGGCCAGCAACAACAAACCCAGCGCTGGTGACTCCAAGAGCCCGTCAAGTGCTCACAGCACAGGGTTGGATCAACAACAGGCCTCTTCATCGGAAACCACGGATAAGCCAGACAGTCAGTCCAACAAGGACGGTTCCACTGGGGCGGAAGTCAACCGGAGAGTTCCTGATGGAAAGGGCCACAAGAAATTACTTCAGTTGCTCACATCCCCAACTGAAGAGATTGGGATTGGGACTGCGACTGGTGGACCTGTCCCAGGTCGTGCCTCCACTCCAATGGGTTCCGACTCAAAGGAGACAGGAAGTGGCATGATGAGTCCTTCTTCGACGGGGGTGTCCTCCTCATCTGGTTCATCATCGGGGAATAACCTAAATCAGCAAAGCTCGGGAGGAGTGTCGTCTACAGCTTGTCCCAGTGGACATCACGGTTCTCACACCTTAcaggaaaaacacaagatacTCCATAAGCTTCTTCAAAATGGAAACACACCCGATGAGGTGGCTCGCATCACAGCCGAGGCCACTGGAAAGACTTCTCTCGGTTCGGAGCACCCAGGCGCTGAAGGGAGGAATCTGGATCTCAAACAGGAGCAGCACAGTCCGAAAGAAGGAAAAAAGCCCCAAGCCCTTCTTCACTACCTCCTCAATAAGGATGACTCCAAAGAGCCCAATGCCACAGAGGTCAAGCCAAAGCTGGAGGAGCTGGAAGGGAGAGGGGCCAATGGAGGGCAGGGGTCAGGTGTCACAACCTCCAATTCTAACAACCAGGAGGGCAAAGTCAAGACTGAACCACCCGATGAG cTGGATAACTTGGAGAGTATTCTTGGAGGGCTGAGGAATTCTGGTTCTGGAATGTTTGCTGATTCTGGAACTGGAGGGATGGAAGGGGTCAATAAGCAAGGCAATGGACCTAACAGCACCGCACATG ACCGGGAAGTTGTTGGTATGGGCTCTGGTCAGCGTGTGCCCTTCCAGAGAGCAGTGTCTGTCGATGGTAAACCCTTGAGCGGGCCGGGCATGACGGGTAGGAGGAGTGCCCCTTCCTCTCTCGTCAAACAGGAGCACACTGACAACCAGATGGGCATGG GAGGTCCAAACAGGCCAATGGGAATGCCCAATCGGCCCCCTATGGCAGGTGCGGGAGATTGGGGAATGTCTGGTTCCGCCAGCAGCCCTGTTGGACACCCTGGCATGGGTCGTGCAGGCATGGACCACAATCCTAAGAGCATGATGGGAGGACCCATGGTTAACCGATCTAACAGCGTTCCTGCTACCAGATCCATGTTGCAGCAGCAGTTGATGGATATGG GGCCTTATGATGTAGGAATGGGTATGAATTCATTCAGAGGGCAGGCACCTCCGCCACAGTCCCCTTCATGGCCAGACAGTGGGATGGGAATGGAGGGACCACAAAATGCAAACAG GCTGCCATTTAATAACTCTCTGGATGATCTTCTGGTCCCTCCGTCCACCACTGAGGGTCAGAGCGATGAGCGAGCTCTGCTGGACCAGCTGGACTCTCTACTCAACAACACTGACGTCATTGCTCTGGAGGAGATTGACCGTGCCCTTGGCATACCAGATCTCATCAACCAG GGTCATAGTTCAGACCAGCCCCCTCCGACAGACCCCTTCTCTGGTCCTTGTCCGGGCCCTGACTCTTCTATGGGTATGGAGCCCAAGGGCATGTATGGGCAGGGCTACCCGGGCCCCCCATCCATGGGGATGCAGGGCGGATACGGCCCTGGTCCCAACCCCGGTCCTGGCCCTGGACCTGGTCCCCTGCAGGGGCAGTCTGGACCAGGGTTTAACCCCATGATGAGTCAGATGAGCCAGCAGGGTGGTTTTCCCGGAATGGGTGGTATGGGCGCTATGCATCCTCGTGCTAACATGATGAGAGCTCGGATGAGTACGGCCAAGCCGCTCAGACTACAGCTCCAGCAGAGACTGCAGGGACAGCAG TTTTTGAACCAGAGCAGGCAGGGCATGGGGATGAGGCCAGATAACAACCCTGTTGGAAACCCTGGCATGAGACCTAGCATGCAGCAAGGCATGGGTGGACAg CCCGGTTTTCTGAATGCTCAGATGATGGCCCAGCGCAGCCGAGAAATGATGAATCTTCAAACAGAG CAAATGAGAAGACaaaggatgatgatgataatgcagcagcagcagcagcaacagcagcagcaggttGCAGCCGGAGGCTTCAGTCCCCCTCCAAATGTCACAGCTCCCACAGGAATGGACAATCCGATGGGAGGACCCCCAatgaaccagcctggtcagcaGGCCTTTAACTATGGAGGCAACTATG GTATGGGCCAGCAGGGGGACCCTTCATTTGTGGGAACAGGCAGCAGCCCCCCTAACAATATGATGTCTGGTCGTATGGGTGGCCCTCAGAATCCCATGATGCAGCAGCACCCACAGAGCAATCCCATGTACCAATCAGCAGAGATGAAGGGCTGGGGACAGGGGCCCATGCCTATGAATAA TTCATACtctcagcagcagcaatatccCCAGCAGGGGGCGCCAGGACAATACGGGGGAATGATGATGAACGGTTCCATGCAGGGGGGTGTAAATGGCAACGGTCCAGGGCAGATGCCCCCAATGCAGGGCCAGATGGGCATGAACGCCATGGGCATGGGACGCATGCCAATGGGACCCGATCAG AAGTACTGCTGA